The proteins below come from a single Perca flavescens isolate YP-PL-M2 chromosome 8, PFLA_1.0, whole genome shotgun sequence genomic window:
- the si:dkey-12e7.1 gene encoding uncharacterized protein si:dkey-12e7.1: MSPPKRPLVPVSSRRKAVDDYFPFNLLPVECQLHILSFLNEVDKCSCALVCVSWSCIVRSWKLWRVADYSRRGVFHLGREGLLVSNREFERWKSWVHHYTHHLISRRASLLTLKASFDLGDRCNKWCELLSHLLDNVHCRDLSHLDLNWTFTLLEPLDLRVNSGSSSHQDSITKMDQVTSFQELLTKLTHSCPRISKMRLHFDWSDVSVSLLNQFQQLRVLELKYFWVFKGVTPTTLQALTKSLPNLKSLTLQILVPLRNLGISYTLESQSLEFLDVSPSRGLVFSCLKLPALRELRAKKIVRGITLDRRTRLRIQSRWPCLYHVLRAGTPKLQALNNERLLPTWREESYGELSAILEQSCYCVQHLDSWLW, encoded by the exons ATGTCGCCGCCAAAGAGACCCCTGGTCCCTGTGAGCAGCCGGCGGAAAGCAGTGGACGACTACTTCCCTTTCAACTTGCTGCCCGTAGAGTGCCAGCTGCACATCCTGTCCTTTTTGAACGAGGTGGATAAGTGCAGCTGTGCTTTGGTCTGCGTGAGCTGGAGCTGCATCGTCCGCTCATGGAAGCTGTGGCGGGTGGCGGACTATTCCCGCCGCGGCGTCTTCCACCTGGGCCGGGAAGGGCTGCTGGTTTCCAACCGGGAGTTTGAGAGGTGGAAGTCCTGGGTGCACCATTACACCCATCACCTGATCTCGCGGCGGGCCAGCCTGCTCACGCTGAAGGCCAGCTTCGACCTGGGCGACCGCTGCAACAAGTGGTGCGAACTGCTGAGTCACCTGCTGGACAACGTCCACTGCAGAGACCTGAGTCACCTGGACCTCAACTGGACGTTCACTCTGCTGGAGCCGCTGGACCTCAGGGTCAACTCAGGCTCCAGCTCGCACCAGGACAGCATTACCAAGATGGACCAG GTGACCAGTTTCCAGGAGCTGCTGACCAAACTGACCCACAGCTGCCCACGCATCTCCAAGATGCGGTTACACTTTGActggtcagatgtgtctgtGTCGCTGCTCAACCAGTTCCAGCAGCTGCGAGTCCTGGAGCTCAAATACTTCTGGGTCTTTAAAGGAGTGACTCCCACGACGCTGCAAGCCCTAACCAAATCCCTGCCTAACCTGAAGTCTCTGACTCTACAAATCCTGGTTCCGCTGAGGAACCTGGGCATCTCGTACACtctggagtcccagtctctggAGTTCCTGGACGTGTCGCCCAGCCGAGGCTTGGTCTTCTCCTGTCTGAAGCTGCCGGCCCTGCGCGAGCTCCGAGCCAAGAAGATCGTCCGCGGCATCACACTGGACCGGAGGACCAGGCTACGGATCCAGAGCCGCTGGCCCTGTCTGTACCACGTCCTCCGGGCGGGGACGCCCAAGCTCCAGGCCCTCAACAATGAGAGGCTACTCCCCACGTGGAGAGAGGAGAGCTATGGAGAGCTGTCTGCCATCCTGGAACAGTCCTGTTACTGTGTTCAGCATCTAGACAGCTGGCTTTGGTAG